The Diceros bicornis minor isolate mBicDic1 chromosome 18, mDicBic1.mat.cur, whole genome shotgun sequence sequence AactggaagaagaggaagagttcGAGCATTCCGGGCAATGGCAACACCATGTGTGAAGGCAGGAAGGAACAGAGCACATTTCAGGGACTGAAAGAGGCCAGAGGGACTAGGACAGAGACAGCCAGGGGCAAAGTAGTTTCAGATGAGGCTGGGCAGGCAGATTCGGCAGCTCATCAAGGCCTTTAGTCTATGTTATCACTCATGACATCTAATTAAATCATTATTTACCCACAGGCTTTAAGTGCTGCCAAAATGCCAATGACcttgcttgctccatcacaacaGCTGCCTACCCCGCACACCCCGGTATTTACCACGTGGAGGAACCGGCAGCATCCCTCGGACTCCCGTGAACCTGCTCCTTGATCTCTGAGCTCTTGGCCCATGGATCTCAAACTTCTTCAGGTGAATCAGAATCCTCTGGGACGCACGAAAAAGACACAGAGTCCCAGGCTCTACCTTcccagattctgactcagtaggacCCAGAAAGAATCCATGAATCTGGATTTTTAATTAgcacacactttgagaaacaatgccttttttcttttagctttttatgtttttaagaagGTACAACATGcacatggttttttaaaaaaatccaaacagtAAATAGTGAAAAGaagtctccctcctgcccctgatCCCCAAGCTCCCAAATCTCATTCCCACAAGCAACCACCATCACCAGTTCCTTGATTATTCTTCCAAAGATATTCCTCAGGCTCAGTCACACATCTATGAATATACTTCCCTCAGATAGCAGCATATATGCACACTCTTCTACCCCTTGCTTCTTTCCCTGAATAGTGTAGCTAGGAGAGCATTCCTTTAACAATACATATAAATCTACCTCACTCTTTTAAAGAGCTGCATAGCTTTCCATTGCCTACATGTCATTTGCTTTTATGTTTCCTACCGATGGACATGAAGGATGTCCATTCTTTTGCTAATTCAaacaatattataataattatcctTGAAAATATGTCTTTTTGCACACACAAAGTGTATCTGTGGGACAAATTCTTAAAAGTAGAACTGCTGGGTCAATGAGGGTGAGTGTCTTTTTGATCCTGCCAATCAAGCAGGTAAAATATGGTATTAtccagttttaatttgcatttctttgattatgaGTGAGGATGACCCGATTTATTGGGTTGATGTTCTTTTTCTGAATGTAGTCTAAGAGCTCTTCATATAGTAAAGAAATTAGccctttgtcatatatttttcccagtttgtcatttgtcttttgaatttgtgtctaggttttttttttgttaactgAGGTAAAATttgtataacataaaattaactattttaaagtaaacaattcagtggcatttagtacattaaCAATGTCACACAACCATCActtctaatttcaaaatattttgcttctggtatttttaataattcataaattttttattttaatttagtcaATTATAATCACCTTTTTATGGCTTTCTCGTTTTTTGTCACAAAGCTCTTGGCCTTTCtcttttctcactgttggagaaatTTCTCAcaacttccttttctttccaaacTCAACTTCAAGATCATCATATCAACCATTATCTCATTAGCACCCTCAACTTCTCCTTTCACAATACCTCCTCTCAAACCCCACCCTTGGTTCTAtccacccaccaccccacccTTCTCCACTCCAACCCGGGGCTGCTGAACACTGCCAGAGAAAAAACACACCACCATATTTatctgttcattcaacaaatatttctgaacACATCTTAAGTGCTGGGTATGGATGTGGGGCCACTACAAACTTATGGTCTCTAACCTCAGCTGGGCCCTCAATACCTGATGACTCCTTGTCCCTCTCCCTGTCCCTGGTCACCTCCCTCTCCTGCTCCCATCCTACTCACTCATCTTCCAAACCTTCCTCACACTCATAGTGACTTTTCCTCCCATTTTTCACAGAGATTAGACTGAGGGATGAATGATTTCGATTTCCCACCTCCTACAGACAAACATTGACTTCTACACCAATTCTCCTACACACCAAGGTTAAGATGCCTTCTCCAGTTCAAAGTTAATCCCTCCACTTGTGCTCAGATTGCTCCCTTCCCACCTCCTCTGAGACCTTGCTTCATCAAACCACCACCCTCTTCAACCTCTGCCTCTCTCTACTGGTTCTTCCTCCATGGTAAATAAATCCACGCAAGTCTCTTCCattaaaggaaggaagggagggagggaagaaaggagggagaaaggaaggagagacagaaacCAAGGAAAAGACACTCCTCCACTTTAGGTCTCTTTCACAGTCAAGTATCTCTCTATTTCCTCTctcacttttcatttttattttcaaggttatatatgtatatagtttaaGGAGTCAGATAAGTACTACAAGGCATATTACAATAAAGAGTAGACCCCTTCCTTCTCCAGTTTCCTTCTCAGAGGCAACTACTTTCACCTCCTTTAGATGTTTCTTTTGGTATTTACCTCCATATCTCTAAACAACATGATCATTTTGTTActtcttgatttttgttttaagcgTCATGTACTGGCTTCCCGCCATATAAGATCAAGATTGAGCTCCCTTTCACCCCCCTGCCCCACTGTGGAACACTTTCCATCCTGCCCCTGCCTCCCATACTCCCAATAGAATTCTATCCACTGGGGTTAGATCaatattgtttttatattatGCTTATGCAAATGTTATCCATAGCTGTCATGTAGTATATTGATTACCTTTCTCTTCTTGTACAACTTTGTTTTCCCTGAATAACTGTcatttaaagaatttgcttattcTCTGAATTTATCACTAATTCTGCCCTACACTCTCCTCCAAAAGTCTATATATCCTCTAAAAGcattcaaaacaaaacagatgTTCATCTCTTTCATCTCCTTGAAGAAATCTCTCCAGGAGCCTTCTAATCTGCTCCATTCTGAACTGGATGTTCTTCATGCCTGTCACCCTGGATCTCCCTTCACCCTAAGCTAAGCGTACCTGGTTCACTTCTCTTGCAAGTTGAAGGCCTTGGTTCCTGGATCTTCTTCTTCTGGGTCTAACTCTAATAACCTCCTGAGAAAGGGTACTTGGGAGAAAAATTTGAGACCTTGTACATatcaaaatgtctttattctatcTTCGTTATTGATAGTTTTGCTGTTGTGAGATTCCAGATATCCCCTCAAATCTATTCTTCCATGGTGCTAGGACTACAGCTGGCCACCTCAGTAAGGACTGGATTTCCCAGAACCCCTGAGTTAGGTGAGACCACTTGACTAAGTCTTCATCAATGGAATGTGAGTAGAAATTATATGGGCCACTTCCTAGCCAGAACTCTGAGACAGGTGTGCCTCCTCCACATTTTCTCTCCCCCCTTCCTGCCAGCTGTGACCCAGGGATGGCAGCAGCTTGGTTTTGACATTGCAGACAGCAATGccctagagcagtgtttctcaaattttaCTGTACATACAGATGACCTCAGGACCTTCAAACACAGAtactgattcagtgggtctggggtagggcctgagattttgcatttctaacaagcttctagGTAATGCCAATGCTGCTGGCCTATAGACCACACTCTTGAGTATAAGACCCTAAAGGAGGGCAGAAGTGCTCTGCTAGCCTTGCTCGATATATGATttgtggagcacactgaactacCCACACTGAACTGTTTCATGAGAAAAAATTAAGTTCTATTCTGTTGAATCATTGCATTTTTAGCCTTCACCCTAGCACAGCTGgagtacagaattctagattGGAAATCACTTTTCCCCAAAACCAAAGGCATTGCTCCACCATCTTTCTAGTGTGGAGTGTTACTATTAAGAGGCCCAGTGCCATTCTGATTGCTGATCCTTAGCATgtggtcttttctctctctggaagCTTTTGCAAGACCATTTCCTTTGAGCCTAGCATTCTGATATTTCATGATGTGCCTTGATGCTGGGCACTTGATGGACCCTCTTCATCTGGAAGTGCAagatgttccttcctcttcattttctcttgtcttcttgTAGAATTTAAGCCCCCTGGACTGATTCtctaattttctcatctttcctttcctatacgccacctcttttcttttgctttacttGCTGGAGAGTTCCTCAATTTCTCTTTCAACCCTTCTGCTAGATTTTTCATTCCTTCCCTCAcggttttatttttcaagtgtgcATTCTTGGATTCAATCTTTTACTATAGAATCTCTTACCTAAGagtcaatagttttttttttcccttaagtttTACTCCATATTGTCTaaggtgttgttttgttttttcctgtttattttgatttctgcctttcatgttaaaaatctgtttcttcaaatatctggaaATCCTTTGCCTTATGTCTGCTTATATTTAAGGGTGAGATGGTAAGAAGTTGACCAGAAGATCTACAGACACAGTTGGGACTTCAACTCTTAGTTTCACTATGGGGTGATCTGGCTAACTGCTTTGTTGGAGAACCCCTGATGTTAATACCCTTAGGTCTTTTCTCTGACTAATGAAATTCTCCAGACAGGAGTCTTCCAATCTCCAACCTGGAAGGTATAAGCCTGGTTGCCAGAGTTCTAGAAACCACCACTCAGTAAATAAACTTTCACTTAATCTCTGTTTTCAATACAACTGTGCCCAGGTGCCCCCCATGCCAAAGACTCTGTTTTCCATCTCCAACAAAGAAAGCTCCAGTAATCTGACGGGTTGGGGGTGAGTAGCTGCCGAGATATATGGTGTAAAGGAGGAGATCTGGGGGTCTAGCTATTTCAAATCATCCTCCTAATTTTAGTACCACCTACACCCCAGAGGTCCATGATGCCACTAATTTAAGGGTAATCAAGTTGCTTCTAAGCTCTCTTCACTGCTGGCTTAGTTACCACTTCACTGCTAAATCAGTTACCACTTATCCTTCTGTTTTCCAGTTTCTATCTAAAGTTTGCTATtaactcctctctctttctctttgaccCTTTTATAAAATCTCCTTATTGTTATCTTATTAGGATTTAGGAGAGAAGTAAAGTTAAATACTAGATCCCTCAAGTTTAACTGAAAGTCTCCATTCATTTGCTAACCCTGTGCAAACTGGCTTCATTCTCAACCTTCCATAAGCTGTCAAGATTGATCTTTCCAAAAAGGTAAATCTGGTCGTTACGCACTTCTTGAAAATCCTTCAAAGGTTCCCAAATACCTTCACAACAAAGTCCAAATTACTTAGCTTGCAAGCCTTTTCCTGATCTGGCTCCCCACTCCAGTCTCATCGTCACATCTCAACACTGCCACACTCCAGTCAAACTGAATCCCTTGCTGTACTTCAAATGTGCTAGGCCCCTTCACAGCACCATGCGTTTGCCTATGCTGATTCCCTTTTCCACTCCAACCCTCATCCACGTGGTTAACCCTTAAAATTCAGTTCAAGCAGCACTTCCTCCCAGAACCCTTTCGCTGTGCTCCTAGGGGCACACCCCAGGCATATCTCTAAGAAAACTCTGTCCCACTACCACCTGAGAGTccatctcattcatctttgtatccccagagTGCACCAAATAACAGGCAACCAGAAAGGTAAAGGGGAAAAGGCTGAAAGGAGCCAGCTTCTGAGAATATATTGATAGTCTGTGTTTCAGTTAGGTTCCTGTTCAGCAGGAAGCGCTAGGGCGAATAATGTAACACTCACCAAGTCACCAAGCTTTCCCCAGGCCCCGACACAAGGCGGAGCGGGGTGGGCAGACAGCGGGTCCATGGCTGTCCAATCTGGAGGAACAACCCAGAGCTCCCACTATCATCACCTAGCGCCAGCAGACGCTCAATAAACTCTTGCAGAAGAAATTAAATATAGACCACAACATTGTGTCCTGAAGGTGGACAGGTCTGAAGGGCCTCAAGCTAGGGAATGTTTCAAGACTGCCTCTTACCACAGGTGGTCCTGTGGCGGCGGCGCAGACCTGAGCATGCGCAACATACCCTGGGAGTTGTAGTTCGCCAGGTGAACCAAGAAAGGAGAGACTGGGCTGAGCATCCTGGGAACTGTAGTGTCAGCTAGAGAGCGCTCTCCGCGCAGGCGCAAATCGACAGCCACTTCCGGACTCAAGCGTCGCGTTTCGCAAAACGAGAAAATCCCGTGGAGGATTGCCAGAGTGACAATGGCTACCTACAGCCTGGCGAACGAGCGTCTACGCGCCCTGGAAGACATCGAACGGGAAATCGGCGCCATTCTTCAAAATGCAGGTTTGGGACACGACGACCAAAGGGCAGGGAGCGAGAGCGAGCCAGACCCGGTAGCACATCCGCCGACTGGGGAGTAGGAGGAGGTTGGGGAGGGATCCTAGGTGCTTGCGCGGCGCGTGCCAGGTGGGAGCggctggccctggggcggggCTGTACTGTCCGTCTCCAGGTAGCCCCACACTCTCCCCCGCCTCGTCAGGTACCGTGATCCTGGAACTGTCCAAGGAAAAAACCAATGAGCGGCTCCTAGACCGGCAGGCGGCAGCGTTCACGGCGTCGGTGCAACACGTGGAGGCGGAGCTGTCGGCTCAGATCCGCTACCTCacccaggtgtgtgtgtggtgggaggtGCTACGTGCCCACCCAGCTCTGTGCTTTAGCCTTAGCCTTCGGGGGTCCCGAGCGGAGCTTTGGCCTAGGGAGCCAGGCAGAACCAGACCTCCCAAGCCCGCGCTAGCCGCAGCCGGCGGACGACCCTGGCAGGACCCCTCCGTTCCAGGGCCAGTTTCTTCCTCTAAAAGGAGAGAATTAAAGGTGACCCTGCCTACTTCACTGGGTTGCATCTCATGAGCCACTGGATGGGGAAGCCCTGAGAGAGGCTTGTAAACAATGCCCAAGCCACAGGACTTTGCCCTTTGAAACTTGACCTCAGGGGCATGAAGCCCCAGGTGGGGATACATCTTGATTAAAGGGACAGGATTGAGAGGGTTCTGAAGTCATTACAACAGCAACCACCatttactaaatttttttttcttttttctttttaggaagattggccctccgctaacatctgttgccaatcttcctcttttttttttcttttttctccccaaaaccccagtacatagttgtgtatcatagttgtagagttgcagctcttctatatggatgccgcctcagcatggcttgatgagcaatgagtaggtccacgcccaggatccaaaccagtgaaccccaggccgccaaagtagaatgtgtgaacttaaccactacgccaccaggcaggccccgtACAATGTGCCGGACACTCTGCATTATCTTCTCTAATCTTACAACTCTAGAAAGTAGTTATTGTCactcccgttttacagatgaggttaacagaagttaagtgatttgccttAGGTCATCCAGTTACCATGTGGCATTATGGATTCAAATTCAGGGAAGAAATGAGACAAGAGACCAGATGCCTGGTTGGGGAGATGGTAAGGGAAGGGGTGCTTCACTGATCAATCTAACTGTCCTGTAGGTGGCCACAGGGCAGCCCCATGAGGGCTCTAGCTACTCTTCAAGGAAGGACTGTCAGATGGCCCTGAAGCGAGTGGACTATGCTCGCCTCAAGCTCAGTGATGTAGCCCGGACCTGTGAGCAGATGCTGGAAAACTAAGCCAAGGAGTCTGTGGAGCAAGAGCTTGGAGGGAGACCACCACCTGCATCCCAGGACAGAACCTGGAGACCTGTAGGATGGGGAGCATGGGCTGCCACATACATGCTCTGCTGGTCAGAGTACAGGAGGACAAAGGGGCAAAATGGGGGAATGGAGAAACTTAAAAGATCAAGCCTGCCCACACTATGCCCTGGCTCCTCCGGCAGGGTGCTCCTGCTCTTCTGCACTTCACAAAAGCGCTGACAAGCTGCGACGGGAGATGGAGATTCAGACACCTACCCCACTTCCTCACACACTTCATGTCCCTACCGCAGGCTTCCTGCAGACTTGACCCAGTGAAGACACATTCTTCTTCATCAGAAAAGACAAAACAAGAACTAaggattttaataataaaaacataacaaTAAAAACAAGGAGCTCAGAGTCTCACTGGGGCATATATGGGTGATGCAAGGGATTGAGGAAGTAAAACCAGCCTATATGGCGTCTGctgaggagggagggtgggaaagCCTCGGGCTTCACTGTGGGgttgggagaggaaggaggagaggcctGAATGTGAGGAGGAACAGCTAGTGTAGTATGAAGCGAGAGTTGGGACAAGGGGGGACCATCAGCAGAGAGGCTGAAGCCAGGAATCATGGTAAGGGGGCAAGGGCATCAGGCCAATGTATGCAGAAAGAAGAGtcaataattacaaaaataatttttagtagttaaaaaacataaaatttgtgcAAGATATTACCCAGTGTAAAAGATGATTTTACATTatagcacagaaaaaaaaacaggtaagGTCTAAGAGAGGGCAATAGCTGGTTAATCATGTATTAAACATTAACACATACagagtgcctaccatgtgccagagacTTCATAGTGTATTAAAAGCATGTGGTACTGAATAAATCACCATTTCTTCCCTCACAAGCTTCCATTCTTAGCTCAAGCCTCGGAGTCTGGTGCCATAGGTGTATAATGAAGTTGCAAAtctggaaaagataaagaaattgagatgAGCTCTGAGATAGAGGGAAGTGGGTGGGGGTGATAGCTTGAACTAGGGAATCAGACTCCAAAACATTAACCATAAGAGTTGGGACACAGTAAGTGCTGAATAAAGATTTGTGAATTAAACGAATGGCTCCCACTTTCCTTCCCAGCTTCATCTCCCACTAGCCATCTCTAGCTGTCATCTTCTTATTGCTCCAAGCACTGCCTGGCTTTGAACGTGAAGCTCCCTGGGCCAGTCGTGGCTTCCCTGCCTTCCCATTCCATAGTCTCTGGCTGACTCTTCTCTCATGGCCTATGGTCCATGGTGCAGACAGCTTTCATATTTGTCCGCCTAGGGCTGGTTTCCAGCCACCTGGGAGCTACTGGGGGTAGGCTCCCTGCCAGGGAGGCTCTGGTCCCTAGGGTAGGGGTTCAGAGGCCCAGTATACCTGGAGAGTACTGCAGTGACTGCTCCCTCCGCCTCTTACACAGCACATAGAGGAGGACTCCGGTGAGGCAGAAGACGATGGCCAAGAGGGATGGCACTGCCACTGTGACTGACGTCCCAGTCGCAGAACCCACATTTTCCTTCAGCTGCTTCTGGTTCTCCCCAGCCACAGGCCCAGACACCAGACTGTGGCCCGAAGCGGAAGTGGTGGTTTCGCTGGTGTGAGTGAGCTTTTTGTCCAAGGACAGTGCTCCTGTGGGACAGGTGGGCTGCTGGGTGGGCTGCTGGGTGGACGGCAGGTACGTCTGGGCAGGGGTGACCATGTCTGAAGGTGCCCTTTCTGTAGGCCCAGGAACCTGGGTGCTGGGGGGAGGTAAATGCTCCTGGCGGGCCACACTCCCAAGGTTACCATATCCACAATCTGGAGAGGCAAGAAGTGAGGAATCAGGGCTGTGAGGGGACAAGGTGAAGAAGTAGATAGAGGGAAGCATAGTGGGTCCAGGAGAACATCAAGGGAACAGCTGAAGGccaggagaggaaggcaggggcaGAGGGTAAAGTTGGGGGGACAAGGAAGTGAGCAAACCACAACATGGAACCACTGGGACCAGCATGCATTCTGAACTGGGAAGTCAGGAGACCTGAGTTAGAACACCAGCTCTGTTACAAAGTAGCTATGTGACCTTACCCCttgtctcttaacctctctgggacTCATTTCTTTcagctgtaaagtggggataattttAGTACCAGGGGCCAAGGTagctgggaggattaaatgaaataatgtaggtCTGTGTAGCCCAAAGGGTAGTATGTGTACCACTGATGCTACACAAAACAACTTCAGGTGGGACATGGAAGAACATTTTGCATTTTAATGGTTGTCTATttattttaggagaaaaataCAACCAGCACATCAAATTTGTGACTTCACAGATGCTATTGCCTAGGACAAGTTGCTACTTAAGTTTTTCAAAAGTGGCTtgtgtacacttaagatttattcatttcattgtatgtaaattttacctcaaaatcAAAAAGGAACAATAAAATATTGAACTCTACTTAATAATATGCATGCTGAAATGTTTGGGGATGAAGTATAGTCATGCCTGCAACTTACTTAGAAATGCTTCAGAAATAAGGTGGATTGATGATGGATAGTGAGATGGatgtgcaataaagcaaatatagttCAAATGTTGTATactcaatattgtaaaatatatttgctttattatgtgcatattatataaaatatgtaaaatataaaaatatataaatgaaatattgtAGACTCTAGGTGTGGGTATATGGATGTTCActgtacaattctttcaacttttgtaTGTCTTTAAATTTCCATAAGAAAATATCGGAAAACAAAAACAGTGACTTGAtttcaagaaaaatattaagtaaataatagcACAGGTGATAGGATGAATTGGCGAAAATCGTGAACGTGGTGGTGAATGATGCTTGGTAGACAAGGACTTAAGTGAAAGTAATTTGGCCTTCGCCAGTGTCAGAGGTACTAGGAATGTCGGGTGTCACGGGGGAAAGCGTAAAGTGGAGGCCGCTGAGCCCTAGAGcctggagaggagggggaaaCTCTCACCTTTGCGATCAAAACAGTTCATCAATTCACGAACCCACTGGTCTTTGCTGCCCCCGCACACACTCCGCAAACGTAGGTGGAACCTGCGGGGTAAGGACCTGGTCTCAGCTGCATCAACCGCCCCACCCTTTCCCCAGCTCTTTCCTCATTCCGACGAGGTGAAGTCACCGACAAAATATAACCCCTTCTGCTGGGGATGAGAAAATCCAGGTAGGTGGGACTGGGACATGAAGGTGAATTAGCAGAATTAGGGCAAACATAATCCGGAGAGGGGGCTAGGTCCTCCCAGAAGGAGTTCAAGTTTGACCAGAGAGGGTTCCGGAGGCGCTGTCCTCCAGGGGTGGGTGAGATTACCTGACGTAGGAAGGACAGCGTTGATAGAATCGCACTTGCTTCCGGAAATGTTCCGTGAACTGAACCGGTGGAGGGGAGTTGGAAGAAAATACTTTATCACAGCGACAACTTCCAGCGACGCTGCCCTCGTTGCCATCGCCTGAGCGAGACAGAGGCGGTCAGCACAGGTTTCTGCGCCAAAGGGCTCCCCCAGGTATTACTCAGCCTCCAACCACTGCCCCATCGCAGTCTCTCCCCTAGACCGGGGTCGGACCCCCAAGGCTCAACCCACACATCACGCCCCTCAAAGACGTCCATAATCCCACCTGGACCCAGGCGTCTCCGAGCCTCTGTCCTCAACCCCAGGCCCTCCCTCCGCCTCGACTGCCTTGGGGACCCTGGCGCATCTGGCTCCCCACTTATTTAACTCAACCCCGCGGCCCTAGtgcccccccacccacccacacacactcactcccTTGCCCGGATTCGGGGATCTGGGCCCCAGCCCGGCCCCTGACGAACCTCGCCGAGTCAGCAAGACGAGCAGAAGTAGGAGCTCGAGGGGCAGGGGTCCCCAGCTCCGCCTCATCTCGGGGCCGCCTTTCCCTGTCTGACTCCCAGACAGGCCCCGGAGCAGGACGTCCAGCTGATTTCTCTTGGGCTTTCGCTTCGCTCCCTGCTCCGCTGGAGATGCTGGGGGAGACGGCGGCCGCAGGCGCCGAGTCTCGGCCGAAGAGGAGGCGCGAGGTGGCGGTGCCTCCGTCCCGGCGC is a genomic window containing:
- the MED11 gene encoding mediator of RNA polymerase II transcription subunit 11 encodes the protein MATYSLANERLRALEDIEREIGAILQNAGTVILELSKEKTNERLLDRQAAAFTASVQHVEAELSAQIRYLTQVATGQPHEGSSYSSRKDCQMALKRVDYARLKLSDVARTCEQMLEN
- the CXCL16 gene encoding C-X-C motif chemokine 16 — its product is MRRSWGPLPLELLLLLVLLTRRGDGNEGSVAGSCRCDKVFSSNSPPPVQFTEHFRKQVRFYQRCPSYVRFHLRLRSVCGGSKDQWVRELMNCFDRKDCGYGNLGSVARQEHLPPPSTQVPGPTERAPSDMVTPAQTYLPSTQQPTQQPTCPTGALSLDKKLTHTSETTTSASGHSLVSGPVAGENQKQLKENVGSATGTSVTVAVPSLLAIVFCLTGVLLYVLCKRRREQSLQYSPDLQLHYTPMAPDSEA